The Allorhodopirellula heiligendammensis genome includes a window with the following:
- the tadA gene encoding tRNA adenosine(34) deaminase TadA codes for MVDQDLIDFDMHWMGRAIELAQAAAIADEVPVGAVIVRDGRMIGGAANQRESLHDPTAHAEMIAITQAAAAIEDWRLEEATLYVTLEPCLMCAGAILQARVPRVVFGAADAKAGAVTSLYQVLGDARLNHQCDVTSGVMADRCGRMLTEFFAAKRALGKK; via the coding sequence ATGGTTGATCAGGATCTCATCGACTTTGACATGCACTGGATGGGGCGCGCGATCGAACTCGCCCAAGCCGCGGCGATTGCGGACGAGGTCCCCGTCGGAGCCGTGATCGTCCGGGATGGCCGCATGATCGGCGGAGCAGCAAATCAACGTGAATCGTTGCATGATCCCACCGCTCATGCGGAAATGATTGCGATCACGCAGGCGGCCGCCGCCATCGAGGACTGGCGACTTGAGGAGGCCACCTTGTACGTCACGCTCGAGCCATGCTTGATGTGTGCCGGCGCGATCCTGCAGGCTCGTGTCCCGCGGGTGGTCTTTGGCGCCGCTGATGCCAAAGCTGGCGCGGTGACGAGTTTGTACCAAGTACTCGGCGACGCCAGATTGAATCATCAGTGCGACGTTACCTCCGGCGTGATGGCGGACCGCTGCGGCCGTATGCTCACGGAGTTCTTTGCGGCCAAACGGGCGCTGGGGAAAAAGTAG
- a CDS encoding VanZ family protein produces the protein MRSVSGIRLFGFRLGILVLAVYWCAIFTGTHLPTLPSGMSQVSDKSMHFTAFFILATLLCYCTSSQRVWGRAGWIILTCLGYAVIDEMTQAFVRGRTPDVRDFAADAFGSILAVALYFSVRALWQKYRDVLHRKRSAVTR, from the coding sequence ATGCGATCAGTTTCAGGAATTCGACTATTTGGGTTCCGCTTAGGGATTTTAGTCCTGGCGGTTTATTGGTGTGCGATTTTTACTGGCACTCACCTACCAACGCTGCCCAGCGGGATGTCGCAGGTCAGTGACAAGTCGATGCATTTTACGGCATTTTTCATCCTCGCCACACTCCTCTGCTACTGCACGAGTTCCCAGCGTGTGTGGGGCCGAGCCGGCTGGATCATCCTGACGTGCCTGGGGTATGCCGTCATCGATGAGATGACGCAGGCTTTCGTTCGCGGTCGCACCCCCGATGTGCGAGATTTCGCCGCTGACGCCTTCGGGTCAATTTTAGCTGTCGCCCTCTATTTTAGTGTGCGCGCTTTGTGGCAAAAATACCGGGACGTGCTGCATCGCAAACGCTCGGCTGTAACTCGCTAA
- a CDS encoding rhomboid family intramembrane serine protease: MIPLRDDIPSRTIPWVNYVVIALCALAFMAQETSSDHSEGIVAKFAMVPMRLSDPTAVPVINEERAVQTPHGVEIVRVQQTIGPSPLPPWMTLVTCMFLHGGWMHFLGNMWFLYIFGDNVEDRFGHFGFAALYLGTGVLAGLSHYVTQPHSPIPTLGASGAIAGVMGAYAFLYPHARVLTLLPLIIIFTTIVVPAPIFLGFWFLMQLYSGVGSLVGEPVSGVAWWAHAGGFVAGGLAAFAVSRLPIGSPPVKERRF, translated from the coding sequence ATGATCCCCCTTCGCGACGATATTCCCAGCCGCACCATTCCCTGGGTCAATTACGTAGTAATCGCGTTGTGCGCCCTTGCTTTCATGGCTCAAGAAACATCCTCTGATCACAGCGAGGGGATTGTCGCAAAGTTTGCCATGGTCCCAATGCGCCTGAGCGACCCCACCGCCGTGCCAGTCATCAATGAAGAGCGAGCGGTGCAGACCCCCCACGGTGTCGAAATCGTTCGCGTTCAGCAGACGATCGGCCCCTCGCCGCTGCCGCCTTGGATGACGTTGGTCACGTGTATGTTCCTGCACGGTGGATGGATGCATTTTCTGGGCAATATGTGGTTCCTGTACATCTTTGGCGATAACGTCGAAGATCGCTTCGGGCACTTCGGCTTTGCGGCGCTGTATCTAGGCACCGGAGTTCTGGCTGGCTTGTCGCACTACGTTACTCAGCCGCACAGTCCTATTCCAACCCTCGGTGCCAGCGGCGCGATTGCTGGCGTGATGGGGGCCTACGCCTTTCTGTATCCGCACGCGCGCGTGTTGACGCTGTTGCCGCTGATTATCATTTTTACGACCATCGTGGTGCCGGCACCGATCTTCCTAGGATTTTGGTTCCTGATGCAACTCTACAGCGGTGTCGGGTCGTTGGTCGGTGAACCCGTTTCGGGAGTCGCGTGGTGGGCCCATGCGGGCGGCTTTGTGGCGGGAGGCCTCGCGGCGTTCGCTGTGAGTCGACTCCCGATCGGGAGTCCTCCTGTCAAAGAGCGACGTTTCTAA
- the hisN gene encoding histidinol-phosphatase, which yields MRTHQALLADWQPLHDERLSALIEVGLAAGNRTLEHFQNRSLAVDRKGDNSPVTIADREAETLTRELLAERFPQDTIAGEEFAERSGSSEYRWTVDPIDGTKSFICGVPLYSTLLALEHAGQPLGGMILIPALGQAAVAAIGHGCFYTGNLAGADLTKPDHATWSPAQVSDCDQLADAVFVTSEVGSFAKRDSAAAYSRLEQACFLSRTWGDGYGYMMVATGRADLMVDPICNAWDVAAILPILIEAGGRFSAWSGQESVRSGDGVGSNGKLHDQVLELLT from the coding sequence ATGCGAACTCATCAAGCCTTACTCGCCGATTGGCAGCCTCTCCACGACGAACGTCTTTCGGCGTTGATCGAAGTCGGCCTAGCCGCTGGCAATCGCACCCTGGAGCACTTCCAGAACCGCTCGCTCGCTGTCGATCGTAAAGGTGACAATTCGCCAGTCACGATCGCAGATCGGGAGGCCGAAACGCTCACTCGCGAACTTCTCGCGGAAAGGTTTCCGCAGGATACGATCGCAGGAGAGGAGTTCGCTGAACGATCTGGCAGTAGCGAGTACCGTTGGACCGTCGATCCCATCGACGGTACGAAATCGTTCATCTGTGGCGTGCCTCTCTATTCAACGTTGCTGGCCCTTGAGCATGCTGGGCAACCGCTCGGCGGGATGATCTTGATTCCTGCGCTCGGCCAAGCCGCCGTAGCGGCAATTGGCCACGGGTGTTTTTATACAGGCAATCTTGCGGGTGCGGATTTGACGAAGCCTGATCACGCGACTTGGTCTCCGGCCCAGGTGTCTGATTGTGATCAGCTCGCCGATGCTGTGTTCGTCACCAGCGAAGTCGGATCATTTGCCAAACGCGATAGTGCGGCAGCGTACAGCCGACTCGAACAGGCCTGTTTTCTCAGTCGTACCTGGGGCGACGGTTATGGCTACATGATGGTAGCGACCGGACGTGCCGACCTCATGGTCGATCCGATCTGCAATGCCTGGGACGTCGCTGCGATTCTGCCTATCCTTATCGAGGCAGGCGGGCGATTTTCCGCGTGGAGCGGGCAAGAGTCTGTCCGGAGCGGCGACGGTGTCGGTAGCAACGGCAAGCTCCATGACCAAGTGCTCGAACTGTTGACGTAG